The proteins below come from a single Periophthalmus magnuspinnatus isolate fPerMag1 chromosome 7, fPerMag1.2.pri, whole genome shotgun sequence genomic window:
- the zgc:113363 gene encoding myoD family inhibitor, producing MDETSVQHQLQQNKTGVDQSECIITQPTANGILPHHDTGQAPAPHLDGLEDCDISSGCSVTDSLSSNDNTRLLPGSSPSSQPQTEGDDSPQDHHQRASNQRDTSSAPTRMDAHIKQAAEGDCCVHCLLACLFCELSSLCSALAQCLLCGEEVACVETCCCLDSLIGCCCLDTGCTEECGVIETCCGSADCLEICLECCSICFPT from the exons ATGGATGAGACATCAGTCCAACATCAGCTCCAACAGAATAAAACTGGTGTGGATCAATCAGAATGTATCATCACTCAGCCGACAGCCAATGGGATCCTGCCTCATCACGACACAG GCCAGGCCCCAGCCCCTCATCTGGATGGATTGGAGGACTGTGACATAAGTAGTGGATGCTCTGTGACGGACAGTTTATCATCCAATGACAATACTCGCCTccttcctggctcctccccctcctcccaacCGCAGACAG AAGGAGATGACTCCCCTCAGGATCATCATCAAAGAGCATCTAATCAGAGGGATACAAGCTCTGCCCCCACTAGGATGGACGCCCATATCAAACAAGCGGCAGAAGGAG aCTGCTGCGTTCACTGCCTGCTAGCCTGTCTATTTTGTGAGCTCTCTTCTCTGTGCTCAGCTCTGGCTCAGTGTCTGCTTTGTGGAGAGGAGGTGGCCTGTGTGGAGACCTGTTGCTGTTTGGAcagtctgattggctgttgttgTCTAGACACAGGATGCACAGAGGAATGTGGAGTCATAGAGACCTGCTGTGGCTCGGCGGACTGTTTGGAGATCTGCCTTGAGTGTTGTTCTATCTGTTTCCCCACATGA
- the tfe3a gene encoding transcription factor E3a yields MSAINANQLLNEEAQKSRTGAEPEVPDAGVLPPQTVYVILDSAESFNLVRVESGIVADIEVDSLLPSDTDTFYQIKSQPISISSSGATSSLSSSLPSAMSSRVLLRQDLMRQQALEQQQKELQKQKAPAQSSEPIQVSLSSGSGAPAQVPLEVLKVQTGLENPTRYHIQQAQRQQVKQYLSTTQSKAANHDATKRQTDPALKRDSTHKTSPAPLSPKQEMEEAVLEDIISLESSLNDEYLTLFDPGLQLATTMPDVGALDMYSSKGLATPSVTVSNSCPAELHAIKHEIHDVDTKALMKERQKKDNHNLIERRRRFNINDRIKELGVLIPKSSDQEMRWNKGTILKASVDYIRKLQKEQQRAREMEDRQRRLESTNRSLLLRIQELELQARLHGISSSSTASLDHPMTQPLLPPTSPALDPSVSPALVSPLGLDSLSFTDTSLEDPLEEEARGGRSSLFSPGLEALSGLGDGLDLGLGVDVLMEECGADPLLSCGASKCSSRRSSFSMEEDL; encoded by the exons atgtcCGCGATCAACGCGAACCAACTCCTGAACGAGGAGGCACAGAAGAGCCGAACCGGAGCCGAGCCGGAGGTCCCAGACGCCGGGGTGCTCCCGCCGCAGACCGTGTACGTGATCCTGGATTCAGCAGAGTCTTTCAACCTGGTCCG AGTGGAGTCTGGAATCGTGGCCGACATCGAGGTGGACagtctcctcccttcagacactGACACCTTCTACCAGATCAAGAGCCAGCCAATCAGCATCAG TTCCTCTGGAGCTACTTCGTCCTTGTCGTCTTCTCTGCCCTCAGCTATGTCCTCCAG AGTTCTTCTTCGCCAGGACCTAATGAGGCAGCAGGCTTTGGAACAGCAGCAGAAGGAGCTGCAGAAACAGAAGGCCCCAGCTCAGAGCTCTGAGCCGATCCAGGTCTCACTGTCCTCAGGCTCTGGGGCTCCAGCACAGGTCCCTCTAGAGGTCCTCAAG gtGCAGACTGGTCTGGAGAACCCAACCCGGTACCACATCCAGCAGGCCCAAAGACAACAGGTCAAACAATACTTATCCACAACTCAGAGCAAAGCAGCCAATCACGATGCAACAAAGAGGCAGACAGATCCTGCCCTCAAAAGAGACTCCACCCACAAGACCAGCCCAGCCCCACTCAGCCCTAAACAAGAG ATGGAGGAGGCGGTGCTTGAAGACATTATCAGCCTGGAGTCAAGTCTGAACGATGAATATTTGACCCTGTTCGACCCGGGACTGCAGCTCGCCACAACG ATGCCAGATGTGGGGGCCCTGGACATGTACAGCAGCAAAGGGTTGGCCACACCCTCTGTCACTGTTAGCAACAGCTGTCCCGCTGAACTGCATGCCATCAAACACGAGATCCACG ATGTAGACACCAAAGCCCTgatgaaagagagacagaagaaggaCAATCACAACCTCA TTGAGAGAAGGAGACGGTTCAACATAAATGACAGAATCAAAGAACTGGGTGTTCTGATTCCCAAGTCTAGTGACCA AGAGATGCGATGGAACAAAGGGACCATCCTGAAGGCCTCGGTGGACTACATTAGAAAACTACAGAAAGAACAGCAGCGagcgagagagatggaggacagacagaggagactgGAAAGTACCAATAGATCATTGCTACTACGAATACAG GAGCTGGAACTTCAAGCTCGTCTCCATGGCatctcttcttcctccaccGCCTCACTGGACCACCCCATGACGCAGCCTCTTCTGCCTCCCACCTCTCCGGCCCTCGACCCATCCGTGTCCCCAGCACTGGTGTCCCCTCTAGGGCTAGACTCTCTCAGCTTTACCGATACCTCTTTGGAAGACCCTCTGGAGGAGGAAGCACGGGGAGGCAGAAGCAGTCTCTTCTCCCCAGGTTTGGAGGCTCTCTCTGGGCTGGGCGATGGCCTGGATCTGGGTCTTGGGGTGGATGTGTTAATGGAGGAGTGCGGCGCAGATCCTCTGCTTTCCTGTGGGGCGTCCAAGTGCAGCAGCCGGAGGAGCAGTTTCAGCATGGAGGAGGATCTCTGA
- the cxxc1a gene encoding CXXC-type zinc finger protein 1a, producing MAEEAAAEHGPKDEEDEDQEPESKTTERKGPVALENASAPVYCLCRKPDINCFMIGCDSCAEWFHGDCIGISEKAAKPIRVWYCPSCREKDPSLEIKYRPKKSKEKDQGQEKLDIEDFHQPPSNLDKRRGSQQIKRSARMCGECDACLRTEDCAQCDFCKDMKKFGGPNRIRQKCRLRQCEVRARKMLRVKEEEEMVGRPPVRGRSLQRKGQGLHTDDEDEDEAYSESELELYEQYKAAGYRDLVWHSEEEEEGQSLKKAVKVKHVKRRDKKTEKKKFQESVHKEERKHKVKQRHRVRVRHSERGEGGAKDCALGLRQCLGPGCVEPARNNSKYCSEDCGMKLAANRIYEILPQRIQQWQQSPCVAEEMGRRQLERIRREQQAARLKLTAMEKRFHELEGIIANAKLQQVQHDEEVPEGEGDDTDLQIFCVSCSHPINPKVALRHMERCYAKYESQTSFGSMYPTRIEGATRLFCDVYNPQSKTYCKRLQVLCPEHSRDPKIPADEVCGCPLVKDVFEPTGEFCRVSKRKCNKHYCWEKLRRAEVDLERVRVWYKLDELFEQERNLRTAMTNRAGMLALMLHQTIQHDPITTDLRTAKER from the exons ATG GCTGAGGAGGCAGCTGCTGAACATGGTCCAAAGGATGAGGAAGATGAGGACCAGGAGCCAGAAAGTAAAACAACAGAACGGAAAGGGCCTGTCGCTTTGGAAAATGCATCAGCTCCAGTATACTGCCTCTGCAGAAAACCAGACATCAACTGTTTCATGAT AGGGTGCGACAGTTGTGCTGAGTGGTTCCATGGAGACTGTATTGGTATATCAGAGAAAGCTGCTAAACCCATACGAGTCTGGTACTGTCCTTCCTGTCGAG AGAAAGACCCATCATTAGAGATTAAATATCGTCCTAAAAAGTCCAAGGAGAAGGATCAAGGGCAGGAGAAACTGGATATTGAGGATTTCCATCAGCCACCTTCAAACTTGGATAAGAGGAGGGGCTCACAGCAG ATTAAACGCTCAGCTCGTATGTGTGGGGAGTGTGACGCGTGCCTCAGGACAGAAGACTGCgctcagtgtgacttctgcaaAGACATGAAGAAGTTTGGAGGTCCAAACCGCATCAGGCAGAAGTGTCGGCTGCGGCAGTGTGAAGTCAGAGCCCGG AAGATGCTCAGAgtcaaggaggaggaggagatggttgGCCGTCCGCCTGTCAGGGGTCGGAGCCTGCAGAGGAAAGGGCAAGGGCTTCACAcagatgatgaagatgaagatgaagccTACAGCGAGAGTGAACTGGAGCTGTATGAGCAGTATAAGGCAGCTGGGTACAGGGATCTG GTGTGGcacagtgaggaagaggaggagggtcaGTCTCTGAAGAAGGCTGTGAAGGTCAAACATGTGAAGAGACGAGacaaaaaaacagagaagaag AAGTTCCAGGAGTCTGTGCATAAGGAGGAGCGCAAACATAAGGTCAAACAGCGCCACCGTGTGAGGGTACGGCACAGTGAGCGTGGAGAGGGCGGGGCTAAAGACTGTGCTTTGGGCCTGAGACAGTGTCTGGGGCCAGGCTGTGTGGAACCAGCTCGAAACAACTCCAAATACTGCTCCGAGGACTGTGGCATGAAGCTCGCTGCTAA CCGTATCTATGAGATCCTGCCACAGAGGATCCAGCAGTGGCAGCAGAGCCCGTGCGTTGCCGAAGAGATGGGCCGCAGACAGCTGGAGCGGATTCGGCGGGAGCAGCAGGCAGCACGACTTAAGCTAACGGCTATGGAGAAGCGTTTTCATGAACTGGAGGGAATCATTGCTAACGCTAAACTACAGCAGGTTCAGCATGATGAGGAG GTgccagagggagagggggatgacaCAGACCTCCAGATCTTCTGTGTGTCATGCAGTCATCCCATTAATCCCAAGGTGGCGCTGCGGCACATGGAGAGGTGCTATGCCAAG TATGAGAGCCAGACCTCCTTCGGTTCCATGTATCCAACCCGCATCGAGGG AGCCACCAGACTGTTCTGTGATGTGTACAACCCTCAGAGTAAAACTTACTGTAAGAGACTGCAGGTGCTGTGCCCGGAGCACTCCAGAGATCCCAAG ATCCCAGCTGATGAGGTGTGTGGATGTCCTCTGGTCAAAGACGTGTTTGAGCCGACAGGAGAGTTCTGTCGAGTGTCTAAGAGGAAGTGTAATAAGCACTACTGCTGGGAGAAACTGAGAAGAGCCGAAGTGGATCTGGAGAGAGTCCGAGTG tgGTACAAACTGGATGAACTGTTTGAGCAGGAGAGGAACCTCCGCACCGCCATGACCAACAGAGCTGGCATGTTGGCTTTAATGCTACACCAGACAATACAACATGACCCCATCACCACAGACCTCAGAACAGCTAAAGAGAGATGA